A portion of the Sulfurospirillum diekertiae genome contains these proteins:
- a CDS encoding lysophospholipid acyltransferase family protein, whose amino-acid sequence MVDVEKALHLKYPSIVYYPTIVKNCLIYLLKKLLHQDEINTFLIHGEAYRGFDFVEAVLEYFNFGYTVSNKDKANIPSSGRVIIVANHPLGALDALSLIALIKEIRSDVKVIANDVLMQIEPLQSLLIPIDNISGATAKESIKKVYDALENDEALIVFPSGEVSRAHPTGIKDTKWKKGFLKFAQKSNSPILPIYIDAKNSPLFYTISMINKKLSMILLASEMFKKRSKVINFKVGEMIAYKTLQKSELGESTLINLLKKHLYKISKGKKGIFATQTAIAHPEERKAIRSELKKVNTLGQTSDGKKIYLYEYESGSVLMREIGRLREFTFRKVEEGTGGKRDVDLFDKHYKHIVLWDDEELEVVGAYRIGEANFISEYFSVDGFYSQTLFEFTPEFEPYLHNSIELGRSFVQPRYWGSRALDYLWQGIGAYLFQNPHIRYMYGPVSLSDVYPKIAKNLIVTFYALYFSTPKELVSARNRFFMSKAEKEEAQAFFKGNDYKEDFTVLKEQLSSMDLSVPTLYKQYTELCEEGGILFLDFNIDKEFANCVDSFILVDITKIKEAKKTRYIKGA is encoded by the coding sequence ATGGTTGATGTTGAAAAAGCATTACACCTCAAGTATCCTAGTATTGTCTATTATCCAACAATTGTGAAAAATTGTCTGATTTATCTGCTGAAAAAACTTTTGCATCAAGATGAGATTAACACTTTTCTCATTCATGGGGAAGCATATCGTGGGTTTGATTTTGTGGAAGCGGTTTTGGAGTATTTTAATTTTGGATATACCGTTTCAAACAAAGATAAAGCCAATATTCCTTCCTCTGGTCGTGTCATTATCGTTGCCAATCATCCCTTAGGTGCATTGGATGCGCTTTCTCTCATTGCACTCATCAAAGAGATACGTAGCGATGTCAAAGTCATTGCCAACGATGTTTTAATGCAGATAGAACCTTTGCAAAGTTTACTGATTCCCATTGACAATATATCTGGTGCTACGGCAAAAGAGTCGATCAAGAAAGTCTACGATGCGCTTGAAAATGATGAAGCGCTCATCGTTTTTCCCTCAGGTGAAGTGTCACGCGCACATCCCACTGGCATTAAAGATACGAAATGGAAAAAAGGGTTTCTTAAATTTGCACAAAAGAGCAATTCGCCTATTTTGCCTATTTATATAGATGCTAAAAATTCACCGCTATTTTATACGATTTCGATGATTAACAAAAAGCTTTCGATGATTTTGCTTGCCAGTGAGATGTTTAAAAAACGCTCTAAAGTGATCAACTTTAAAGTGGGTGAAATGATTGCCTATAAAACACTTCAAAAGTCAGAACTCGGCGAAAGTACATTGATTAATTTGCTCAAAAAACATCTCTATAAAATCAGTAAAGGTAAAAAAGGAATCTTTGCAACACAAACCGCTATTGCGCATCCAGAAGAGCGCAAAGCAATTCGCTCTGAGCTTAAAAAAGTCAACACTTTGGGTCAAACGAGTGATGGCAAAAAGATCTATCTGTATGAATACGAAAGTGGTTCCGTTTTGATGCGCGAAATTGGACGACTCAGAGAGTTTACGTTCCGAAAAGTGGAAGAGGGAACGGGTGGAAAACGCGATGTAGACCTTTTCGATAAACACTATAAACACATTGTATTATGGGATGATGAAGAGCTTGAGGTGGTAGGTGCGTACCGCATTGGAGAGGCAAATTTTATTAGCGAATATTTTAGTGTTGATGGCTTTTATTCACAAACTTTGTTTGAGTTTACCCCAGAGTTTGAGCCCTACTTGCATAACTCCATCGAACTAGGGCGCAGTTTTGTGCAACCCCGTTATTGGGGAAGTAGGGCGCTGGATTACCTCTGGCAAGGCATTGGGGCGTATCTGTTTCAAAACCCGCATATTCGCTATATGTACGGTCCTGTAAGTTTGAGTGATGTTTATCCTAAGATCGCCAAAAATCTTATTGTGACTTTTTATGCGCTCTATTTTTCAACGCCCAAAGAGTTGGTGAGTGCTCGTAATCGTTTTTTTATGAGCAAAGCGGAAAAAGAAGAAGCGCAAGCTTTTTTTAAAGGCAATGACTATAAAGAGGATTTTACGGTTCTTAAAGAACAACTCTCCTCGATGGATCTCAGTGTGCCAACTCTTTACAAGCAATACACCGAATTGTGCGAAGAGGGTGGCATTTTATTTTTAGATTTTAACATCGACAAAGAGTTTGCCAACTGCGTGGACAGCTTTATTTTGGTGGATATTACCAAGATAAAAGAAGCTAAAAAGACGCGTTATATCAAAGGTGCATAA
- a CDS encoding phosphate signaling complex PhoU family protein, whose product MLQKYEERLSEIKKMLLGLGSDIIMASEKALSGMESLDVTRFESARTLLKNVETQANAIDNEIVVTLALFGPEAKDLRKMVAYLKITNELVKIAENIRSFSKRMALHLQGDVPLISLHEYSTHLCKTSVQAVTLALGTIDIGDKDTLEDTYRKVKVEESKSDDLYSILEKNILSDITKTIDQSADFIQILSTMRKLERMADRSVNIVQLMIFSRVGGEMKTY is encoded by the coding sequence ATGCTTCAAAAGTATGAAGAAAGACTCAGTGAAATCAAAAAAATGCTCTTGGGTTTAGGATCAGATATTATCATGGCAAGTGAAAAAGCACTGAGTGGCATGGAAAGTTTAGATGTGACTCGTTTTGAATCTGCTCGCACTTTACTCAAAAATGTGGAGACTCAAGCTAATGCGATTGATAATGAAATTGTTGTGACATTAGCGCTTTTTGGACCTGAAGCAAAAGACCTTCGTAAAATGGTTGCTTACCTTAAAATCACCAATGAACTTGTCAAAATTGCTGAAAATATCCGCAGTTTCAGTAAGCGTATGGCACTCCATCTTCAAGGCGATGTACCATTGATCTCACTACACGAATACTCAACACACCTTTGCAAAACCTCTGTTCAAGCCGTTACGTTAGCCCTTGGCACGATTGATATTGGCGATAAAGATACGCTTGAAGACACGTATCGAAAAGTCAAAGTGGAAGAGAGCAAAAGTGACGATCTTTACTCTATTTTGGAAAAAAATATCTTAAGTGACATTACAAAAACCATCGATCAATCCGCTGATTTTATTCAGATTTTAAGTACCATGCGCAAGTTAGAACGTATGGCAGATCGCAGTGTCAATATCGTCCAACTGATGATTTTTTCACGTGTGGGTGGAGAGATGAAAACCTATTAA
- a CDS encoding response regulator transcription factor has protein sequence MKQTILIIEDEEDLLELLEYHLQKEGYETLGFLSSKNVEKCLQEEPIDLLIVDRNLPGVEGSEFVESLRKKGFTQAVIFVTAKDSDTNIEEGFVRGGDDYVTKPYNMKELLLRIKAILSRTAPKNEKSLLSYRDLSLDLEAHRLHVNTKEVELTKLEFDLLRTLIENKSSVLSREFLLEHVWKNDEFFQDKTVNVAINRLKQKIDPTKEKEYIKSIWGVGYTLC, from the coding sequence ATGAAACAGACTATTTTGATTATTGAAGATGAAGAAGATCTCTTAGAACTTTTGGAGTACCATTTGCAAAAAGAGGGCTATGAAACGTTAGGTTTTTTAAGCAGTAAAAATGTTGAAAAATGCCTTCAAGAAGAGCCCATCGACCTCCTCATCGTTGATCGAAATTTACCAGGGGTTGAAGGCAGTGAGTTTGTTGAGAGCCTACGCAAAAAAGGGTTCACACAAGCCGTTATTTTTGTCACAGCCAAAGACAGTGATACAAACATTGAAGAAGGTTTTGTGCGAGGAGGAGACGACTACGTTACTAAACCGTACAATATGAAAGAGCTTCTTTTACGCATCAAAGCGATTCTCTCTCGTACTGCACCCAAAAATGAAAAATCATTACTCTCTTACCGTGACCTCAGTCTCGATCTTGAAGCACACCGTTTACATGTAAACACCAAAGAGGTCGAACTCACCAAGCTTGAGTTTGACCTTTTACGCACCCTGATTGAAAACAAAAGCTCTGTGCTAAGTCGTGAATTTTTACTGGAACACGTTTGGAAAAACGATGAATTTTTTCAAGATAAAACGGTCAATGTCGCTATCAATCGCCTCAAACAGAAGATAGATCCCACCAAAGAAAAAGAGTACATCAAGTCTATTTGGGGAGTAGGATACACTTTATGCTAA
- a CDS encoding sensor histidine kinase translates to MHFFLTTLFLSGAVSYFAIKSDNIDHYRNNLESHIKILVRELPQMNDLDSFAKRFRESTDIRFTLINEEGMVVTDSDHDSETMDNHSHREEMIKAGKASFGYSIRFSDTIKSNFLYVAHRFSMNDHIYFLRLAKNIDTIMHNFYALWFKIAIIFTVTILMGLYGAYSFSQKIRQEIDNIVENLQQIADKDYRIKLSSHFSMEFLEISNYLKKLASKLEKRAKQKRKYTAKIKLISQQRSDVISAISHEFKNPIASIMGYAQTLLDDPNTNAQIRERFLGKIVQNGQKISNMIDRLALTTKFENGDFTTQNTTFDLVKLTQEIAQSFREKQPTRTIHTELPAMYMVSADRTMIELVITNLIDNALKYSEESITLVLENDALHVKDQGMGIKSEEIEKVTQKFYRSNSHSWDNSMGLGLALVNYILKLHNTTLEIQSSLGVGSDFSFKLPSN, encoded by the coding sequence TTGCACTTTTTTTTAACGACACTCTTTCTCTCAGGCGCAGTCAGCTACTTCGCCATCAAAAGTGACAACATTGATCACTATCGAAACAATCTCGAATCCCATATCAAGATTTTAGTGCGTGAATTACCACAAATGAACGACCTTGATAGTTTTGCAAAACGCTTTCGTGAGAGTACCGATATTCGCTTTACCCTCATTAACGAAGAGGGTATGGTCGTTACCGACAGTGACCATGACAGCGAAACAATGGATAACCACTCACATCGTGAGGAGATGATCAAAGCGGGCAAAGCCTCTTTTGGTTACTCTATCCGTTTTTCTGATACCATCAAAAGTAATTTTCTATACGTGGCACACCGCTTTAGCATGAACGATCATATTTACTTTTTACGATTGGCAAAAAATATCGATACTATTATGCATAATTTCTATGCTTTATGGTTTAAAATCGCCATTATCTTTACTGTGACAATTCTAATGGGATTGTATGGGGCGTATAGTTTTAGTCAAAAAATTCGACAAGAGATCGATAACATTGTCGAGAACCTTCAACAAATTGCTGACAAAGATTACAGAATTAAACTCTCTTCACATTTTAGTATGGAGTTTTTAGAAATTTCCAATTATCTCAAAAAGCTAGCCTCCAAACTGGAAAAAAGAGCCAAACAAAAACGAAAATACACCGCTAAGATCAAGCTGATTAGTCAACAACGTAGCGATGTTATCTCTGCCATTAGCCATGAGTTTAAAAACCCTATCGCTTCCATCATGGGATACGCGCAAACGCTTTTGGATGATCCCAATACCAATGCACAAATTAGAGAGCGCTTTTTAGGGAAAATTGTTCAAAATGGGCAGAAAATTTCCAATATGATCGACCGTTTAGCGCTAACAACCAAATTTGAAAATGGTGATTTTACAACCCAAAACACCACATTTGACCTAGTGAAGCTGACTCAAGAAATTGCACAGAGTTTTAGAGAAAAACAGCCTACCCGAACCATTCATACAGAACTTCCTGCAATGTATATGGTATCGGCAGATCGTACGATGATAGAGCTTGTCATCACTAACCTCATCGACAATGCCCTCAAATATTCTGAAGAAAGCATTACCCTTGTTCTTGAGAATGACGCTTTACATGTAAAAGATCAAGGCATGGGTATCAAAAGCGAAGAGATCGAAAAAGTGACTCAAAAATTCTACCGCTCGAATTCACACTCATGGGATAACTCCATGGGACTTGGACTTGCTCTTGTGAACTACATTCTTAAACTTCACAACACTACACTAGAGATACAAAGTAGCTTAGGTGTAGGATCTGATTTTTCGTTTAAATTACCTTCAAACTGA
- a CDS encoding acyl-CoA thioesterase: MYNMGEPRIKIVAMPKDTNPSGNIFGGWIMSQMDIAGSLAVRDLNVGRVVTVAVQSMEFREAVKVGDVLSCYAKIMKVGKTSLTVRIEVNAERSIEGAHRCLHVTSAVITYVNVSSDGKKMPIPYTDNELIALGIEVNA; encoded by the coding sequence ATGTACAATATGGGTGAACCGCGCATCAAAATTGTTGCGATGCCAAAAGATACTAACCCCTCTGGTAATATCTTTGGAGGCTGGATTATGTCGCAAATGGACATTGCAGGAAGCCTTGCTGTACGCGATCTCAACGTTGGACGCGTAGTAACGGTTGCCGTACAATCTATGGAGTTTAGAGAAGCCGTTAAAGTAGGTGACGTTCTGAGTTGCTATGCTAAGATCATGAAGGTGGGGAAAACATCCCTTACCGTGCGTATTGAAGTCAATGCCGAACGCTCCATTGAAGGGGCACACCGTTGTTTACATGTAACGAGTGCCGTGATTACCTATGTCAACGTTTCGTCGGATGGTAAAAAAATGCCCATTCCTTATACCGATAACGAACTCATAGCGCTCGGTATTGAAGTAAACGCATAA
- a CDS encoding GDYXXLXY domain-containing protein, with protein sequence MKNMKLLSWIFFGLLCAVQLGVIAFQILSYERILKEGEVFYLKVSPLDPYDPFRGRYVTLRFDTATKAPLAEDETMREHSKAYAIFEHSDQKDSIKEIRFTKPLSGNFLEVNVHPLYQGMTQKEDLSRLVSFSLPFDRFYMREELAPKAEKVLRQNSGITVRAKLRILEGKGVIEDLMVADTPLSQFVLEK encoded by the coding sequence ATGAAAAATATGAAACTCCTCTCGTGGATTTTTTTTGGGCTTCTGTGTGCCGTACAACTTGGCGTCATTGCGTTTCAAATACTCAGTTATGAGCGCATTCTCAAAGAAGGTGAAGTCTTTTATTTGAAAGTATCGCCACTTGATCCGTATGATCCATTTCGGGGACGCTATGTTACACTTCGTTTTGATACGGCTACAAAAGCACCTCTAGCTGAGGATGAGACTATGAGAGAACATTCTAAAGCGTATGCCATTTTTGAACACAGTGATCAAAAGGATAGCATCAAAGAGATACGCTTTACAAAGCCACTGAGTGGAAATTTTTTGGAAGTGAATGTTCATCCTCTCTATCAAGGTATGACTCAAAAAGAAGATCTCTCAAGACTTGTCTCTTTTTCATTACCATTTGATCGTTTTTACATGCGTGAGGAATTAGCACCAAAAGCTGAAAAAGTTTTAAGACAAAATAGCGGAATAACGGTGAGAGCAAAGCTTAGAATTTTAGAGGGTAAAGGGGTAATCGAGGATTTAATGGTCGCAGATACCCCACTGAGTCAATTTGTTCTTGAGAAGTAA
- a CDS encoding DUF2157 domain-containing protein, which translates to MSKETYQWLEKELPSWVQEGIVTDEGAQVLLRRYVGEKTSSRSSGIAFSLLGFALVGLGIISLLAYNWDALGHLERTLFAIVLLVGAQTFSFFVKRYKPNNTALLEGSGIFWFLMMGASLAIIGQTYHLGGTVFDFLSIWLLLSFGIAWLLPSSGAAFLQIFLWTVVWISHRSDLSTLLEMNTDSFLSTWALLGIVLCWLGYYVWQLRTAKNTNGTLLLSWELAISLFSCLSR; encoded by the coding sequence ATGAGCAAAGAAACTTACCAATGGCTTGAGAAAGAGCTGCCTTCTTGGGTTCAAGAGGGTATTGTTACCGATGAAGGCGCACAGGTACTTTTGCGTCGTTATGTGGGTGAAAAAACGTCTTCTCGCTCTTCAGGTATCGCGTTTAGTCTGCTAGGATTTGCGCTTGTAGGATTGGGCATTATCTCCCTTTTAGCCTACAATTGGGATGCGTTGGGACATCTGGAGCGTACACTGTTCGCCATTGTTCTTTTAGTGGGAGCACAAACGTTTAGTTTTTTTGTGAAGCGCTACAAGCCAAACAACACAGCGTTACTAGAAGGGAGTGGCATTTTTTGGTTTTTGATGATGGGCGCATCGTTGGCGATCATTGGACAGACATACCATTTGGGCGGTACGGTGTTTGATTTTCTGAGTATTTGGCTCTTACTCTCCTTTGGTATTGCATGGTTGCTTCCTTCTTCGGGTGCCGCTTTTTTACAGATCTTTTTGTGGACAGTTGTGTGGATCAGTCATCGAAGTGACTTAAGCACATTGCTGGAAATGAATACAGACTCTTTCCTTAGTACATGGGCGCTTTTAGGCATTGTGCTTTGTTGGCTTGGCTACTATGTGTGGCAACTGAGAACAGCAAAAAATACCAATGGCACCTTACTCCTTAGTTGGGAACTTGCGATCTCACTTTTTTCTTGTCTTTCTCGTTGA
- a CDS encoding DHCW motif cupin fold protein — translation MTNIPFGTTDWENVEKVEHKGESGSAFWRTKQCGSIRVRMVEYTAGYKADHWCQKGHILLCLEGELYTELKNGEVHVLQAGMSYEVADETMAHRSYTPSGAKLFIVD, via the coding sequence ATGACCAACATCCCTTTTGGCACAACCGATTGGGAAAATGTTGAAAAAGTGGAACACAAAGGAGAGAGTGGAAGTGCCTTTTGGCGTACGAAACAGTGCGGAAGTATTCGCGTGCGTATGGTTGAATACACCGCAGGGTATAAAGCCGATCACTGGTGTCAAAAAGGGCATATTCTTTTGTGTTTAGAGGGTGAACTTTATACGGAGCTTAAAAATGGAGAAGTTCACGTTCTTCAAGCGGGTATGAGTTACGAAGTGGCAGATGAGACGATGGCACATCGTTCGTATACACCAAGTGGAGCTAAGCTTTTTATCGTTGATTGA
- a CDS encoding winged helix-turn-helix transcriptional regulator: protein MITTDVKELQCPVALTLDIINDKSKIFIVYILLGGQKRFKDICEAFSQVTQKTVTQKLKELEADHIIERTVFAEVPPRVEYALSPIGLELKKVLDSMHAFGEVYAAKYGCKRDVK from the coding sequence ATGATAACAACAGACGTAAAAGAGTTGCAATGCCCTGTAGCATTGACATTGGACATTATAAACGACAAAAGTAAAATATTTATCGTTTATATATTATTAGGCGGACAAAAAAGATTTAAAGACATTTGTGAAGCTTTTTCACAAGTGACACAAAAAACGGTGACACAAAAACTTAAAGAGTTAGAAGCCGATCATATTATTGAGCGAACAGTTTTTGCTGAAGTGCCTCCTCGTGTGGAGTATGCGCTTAGCCCTATCGGTTTAGAGCTTAAAAAAGTGCTTGACTCTATGCACGCATTTGGCGAAGTTTATGCCGCAAAATATGGCTGTAAAAGAGATGTAAAGTGA
- a CDS encoding NAD(P)H-dependent oxidoreductase — MKKTLIIFAHPNIAESKVNKALLESIKNEPNITVHDLYATYKTVEAIDVAKEQALLVQYDRIIFQFPLYWYSTPAMLKEWQDKVLGYGFAYGPEGSKLAGKESKIVVSVGSPEYAYQAGAYNNFTLSEYLRPLYSTIVFTGMEFKGIFASYGAMKLTAEALAKDVKTYQTILHTDDWSTSLFKFLAE, encoded by the coding sequence ATGAAAAAAACATTGATTATTTTTGCGCACCCTAACATCGCGGAGTCCAAAGTCAACAAAGCACTTCTTGAGAGCATCAAAAATGAGCCAAATATCACCGTACATGATCTTTATGCAACATATAAAACTGTAGAGGCTATTGATGTTGCTAAAGAGCAAGCCCTATTAGTTCAATATGATCGCATCATTTTCCAATTTCCACTCTACTGGTATAGCACTCCTGCTATGTTAAAAGAGTGGCAAGATAAAGTTTTGGGATATGGTTTTGCATATGGCCCAGAGGGTAGTAAACTGGCAGGAAAAGAGAGCAAAATTGTTGTCAGTGTGGGTTCACCTGAGTACGCTTACCAAGCAGGTGCGTACAATAACTTTACGCTCAGTGAATACTTAAGACCGCTTTACTCAACCATTGTCTTTACAGGGATGGAATTCAAAGGGATTTTCGCATCTTATGGGGCGATGAAACTCACCGCAGAAGCGCTTGCAAAGGATGTTAAAACCTACCAAACCATCTTGCATACAGATGACTGGAGCACTTCCCTTTTCAAATTTTTAGCAGAGTAA
- a CDS encoding sensor histidine kinase has protein sequence MSVKSSFFFLTMLTFLVAIGVEAFIWVNERDNVNVMAKQNAQEIVQGFKQLLILKSDSFKKQALDYAAWNDLANFTDTKDPQWAEDNLRASIVQFGIDGMYILDQNKKILFSESNKPFLEAIEALVPFAVFDTANAGLLHFYAKVPQQGIIECYVAPIHRIDETIAQNSLAKGFVLIVKHWDEAFLEELSGYGIAEARLSAIQNDDDYNTVHEIPLSGIQGEKVGTLYLHIHNRMSEVLDRYGKKELKLTIVHTVILMIVFALLIAKFISFPLRDITVALNAKNKEPLRKYLLKENEYGAISTALCESFDTKEELEYLNKNLEKKIDEEVANSRLKDRMLFQQAKLAALGEMLGNIAHQWRQPLNTISVVISKIYLDSQMKKLTPQTLEDEIVKLRSLIQSMSSTIDDFKDFFLADTGKVLFSVSKCIEESIRMNDGGIANRDILFCVDCPQEIELNTFKKELGHVLLVLIHNAKEALIERQIAHGEITIKGYEQEHYVIIEVSDNGGGVTDEQLPHVFDPFFTTKDPTRGNGGGLYMSKQIIEQTMQGSINATNERGGLFITIVLPKDEA, from the coding sequence ATGAGTGTGAAGTCCTCTTTTTTCTTCTTGACAATGTTAACTTTTTTAGTGGCTATTGGTGTTGAAGCTTTCATTTGGGTGAATGAACGCGACAATGTCAATGTGATGGCTAAGCAGAATGCCCAAGAGATCGTTCAAGGGTTCAAACAACTTTTAATTTTAAAATCAGACTCTTTTAAAAAACAAGCACTTGATTATGCTGCGTGGAACGACCTTGCCAATTTTACCGATACGAAAGATCCGCAATGGGCTGAAGATAACCTTAGAGCAAGCATTGTACAATTTGGTATCGATGGAATGTATATCTTGGATCAGAATAAAAAAATCCTCTTTTCCGAATCCAATAAACCTTTTTTAGAGGCGATTGAAGCACTTGTCCCTTTTGCGGTATTTGATACTGCCAATGCGGGGCTCTTACACTTCTATGCCAAAGTACCGCAGCAAGGAATTATAGAATGCTATGTTGCGCCGATTCATCGTATTGATGAGACTATTGCTCAAAACTCTTTAGCGAAAGGGTTTGTTCTGATTGTAAAGCATTGGGATGAAGCATTTTTGGAAGAGCTTAGTGGCTATGGAATTGCAGAGGCACGTTTAAGTGCAATTCAAAATGACGATGACTATAACACCGTCCATGAAATTCCTCTAAGTGGAATTCAAGGCGAGAAAGTAGGCACACTCTATTTACATATTCATAATCGAATGAGTGAAGTGTTGGATCGCTATGGTAAAAAAGAGTTGAAGCTGACCATTGTGCATACGGTTATTTTGATGATCGTTTTTGCCCTTTTGATTGCAAAATTTATCTCTTTTCCTTTGCGAGACATTACAGTTGCGCTCAATGCTAAAAATAAAGAGCCTTTACGTAAATATTTGCTCAAAGAGAATGAATATGGTGCTATTTCAACAGCACTGTGCGAGTCCTTTGATACAAAAGAAGAGCTAGAATATCTCAATAAAAACTTGGAAAAAAAGATCGATGAAGAAGTTGCGAACAGCAGACTTAAAGATCGAATGCTCTTTCAACAAGCTAAACTGGCAGCCTTAGGAGAGATGTTGGGCAATATCGCGCATCAATGGAGACAGCCGCTTAATACGATTAGTGTGGTTATTAGCAAGATTTATCTTGATAGCCAAATGAAAAAACTCACACCTCAAACCCTTGAAGACGAGATTGTAAAACTAAGAAGTTTAATTCAAAGTATGTCATCAACGATTGATGATTTTAAAGATTTCTTTTTAGCCGACACGGGAAAAGTTCTGTTTTCAGTATCGAAATGTATTGAAGAGAGTATTCGGATGAACGATGGTGGCATTGCCAATCGAGATATTTTATTTTGTGTGGATTGTCCGCAAGAGATTGAGCTGAATACTTTTAAGAAAGAGCTGGGGCATGTCCTTTTAGTGCTGATTCACAATGCAAAAGAGGCGCTTATTGAGCGGCAGATTGCTCATGGTGAAATTACCATTAAGGGGTATGAGCAAGAGCACTATGTCATTATTGAAGTTTCAGACAATGGAGGTGGTGTGACGGATGAACAACTTCCTCATGTTTTTGATCCATTTTTTACCACAAAAGATCCGACACGTGGCAATGGTGGAGGGCTTTATATGTCCAAACAGATTATTGAACAGACGATGCAAGGCTCCATCAATGCAACCAATGAGCGAGGTGGGCTGTTTATCACAATTGTATTGCCCAAAGATGAGGCATAA